A genomic segment from Deinococcus sp. YIM 77859 encodes:
- a CDS encoding ABC transporter substrate-binding protein — protein MKKFLLTAALLSLGSASAQKTQLEFWTIALAPLFNDEMNRLVAQFEKENPNVELKWVDVPASAIEQKLLAAIAAGRPPAAVNLSSDMVVKMVDQGALEPLSLSAAQKKLYFASPLNTFTFDGKVMGLPWYWAPKVVAYNTEIFRRAGLDPNNPPRTIQTLIAAAKQIKDKTGLYGFMPNINNINMLFLFQEAGLPVLKNGKAVFNSPEHVKLLQTYVDLYQKGYIPEDTMRRGFVAATELYSAGKLGMLITGPQFILRVANDNKAIYDVTKVAPYPINIAGNVIHTPLMGFTVPKGVRDKALAQKLVLFLTNDANQLQFSKVTKTTFPSTVKASTDKFFKQGGQNAIDQGKLVSSTELKKAKDLTLVYPDASRLNKVFKDNIEAAMAGQKSAKQALDDIVKAWNASL, from the coding sequence ATGAAGAAATTCCTCCTGACTGCCGCCCTGCTGTCCCTCGGCAGCGCCTCTGCCCAGAAGACGCAGCTGGAGTTTTGGACGATAGCGCTCGCGCCCCTCTTTAACGACGAGATGAACCGCCTGGTCGCGCAGTTCGAGAAGGAAAACCCAAACGTGGAGCTGAAGTGGGTGGACGTGCCCGCGTCCGCCATCGAACAGAAGCTGCTTGCCGCGATTGCGGCGGGCCGCCCGCCCGCTGCCGTGAACCTCTCAAGCGACATGGTCGTGAAGATGGTCGACCAGGGGGCGCTTGAACCCCTGAGCCTCAGCGCCGCCCAGAAAAAGCTGTACTTCGCTTCTCCTTTGAACACCTTCACCTTTGACGGCAAGGTGATGGGCCTGCCGTGGTACTGGGCCCCCAAGGTCGTGGCGTACAACACCGAGATCTTCCGCCGGGCGGGCTTGGATCCCAACAATCCTCCGCGCACCATTCAGACCCTGATCGCGGCGGCCAAGCAGATCAAGGACAAAACCGGCCTGTACGGCTTCATGCCCAACATCAACAACATCAACATGCTGTTCCTGTTCCAGGAGGCGGGCCTCCCCGTCCTGAAGAACGGCAAGGCCGTCTTTAACAGCCCCGAGCACGTGAAGCTGCTGCAGACCTACGTAGACCTCTACCAGAAGGGCTACATTCCTGAAGACACCATGCGCCGGGGCTTTGTCGCGGCGACGGAACTCTATTCCGCGGGAAAGCTGGGCATGCTGATCACCGGTCCGCAGTTCATCCTGCGCGTCGCGAACGACAACAAGGCGATCTACGACGTGACCAAGGTCGCGCCCTACCCCATCAACATCGCCGGAAACGTGATCCACACGCCGCTGATGGGCTTTACGGTGCCCAAGGGAGTGCGGGACAAGGCGCTGGCACAAAAACTCGTCCTCTTTCTCACCAACGACGCCAATCAGCTCCAGTTCAGCAAGGTCACCAAGACGACCTTCCCCAGCACGGTCAAGGCCAGCACCGACAAGTTCTTCAAGCAGGGCGGGCAAAACGCGATTGACCAGGGGAAACTTGTCAGCTCCACCGAGCTCAAAAAGGCCAAGGACCTGACGCTCGTCTACCCCGACGCCAGCCGGCTGAACAAGGTCTTCAAGGACAACATCGAGGCGGCGATGGCCGGGCAAAAGAGCGCCAAGCAGGCGCTGGACGACATCGTCAAGGCGTGGAACGCGAGCCTGTAA